Genomic segment of Pseudothermotoga hypogea DSM 11164 = NBRC 106472:
CGGATGAGAAAGTTTACGAATTTCTGTTCCTGCCAGGTTTCTCAACGCGGTCCAACGCCACGGAGTTGTCTGGCAGGGGCGTGGGCATGGATGTTGTCAAGAACGTGGTCGAATCTCTGAACGGAACGGTAAAGATAGAGAGCGTCAAAGACAGAGGAACAACTGTCACGATAAGACTACCGTTGACACTCGCGATAATCCAGGCGCTTTTGGTCACGGTGAACAAGCACGTTTACGCCATTCCGATCGCCAACATAGACAGCACGTTGAACGTTCCTGCCAACAAGATACAGAAGCTCCAAGACAAGCTCGTTACGGTCATACGTGGCGAGATAGTTCCACTGGTGAAACTGTGGGAAGTGTTTGGACTCAATGGGCACAAGGAAGAGCAGTATTACAACACGGTCATCGTTCGCATGGGAAACAGGAAGTACGGTTTGGTCGTTGACTCGTTGATAGGTCAGGAAGACATAGTGATAAAGTCGCTCGGAAAGATCTTCAACGACGTGAGAATATTCAGTGGTGGTGCAATACTCGGTGATGGAAGCATAGCCTTGATACTCGATGTTTCAAACATCGTCTGAGGAGGGAGACCATGGCTGAGCTTTCAGAATTCGAAGTCTTCGTCTTCGGTGTGGGTGGTCAGGAGATGGCTTTCGATGTGGAACACGTGAGCATCGTCATAGAGAAGACTGACATCACCCCCGTACCTCGTGCGAAGAAGAATGTGCTTGGGGTGATGAACCTGAGGGGTCGCATCGTTCCGGTTATCGATCTCGCTTCCATGCTCGGTCTGTCCTGCAAGGACAGTGCGGAGGGA
This window contains:
- a CDS encoding chemotaxis protein CheW, with protein sequence MAELSEFEVFVFGVGGQEMAFDVEHVSIVIEKTDITPVPRAKKNVLGVMNLRGRIVPVIDLASMLGLSCKDSAEGKIVVVNYEDIETGFLVEKVRGVMRVKSEDVEKMHKFDSFGEKSKGIIKKQEELIIHLSVGKILEELTMSS